A genomic segment from Roseofilum capinflatum BLCC-M114 encodes:
- a CDS encoding HAD family hydrolase produces MSLQVVLFDFNGVIVNDEPIHRELINEILISENLPPNPSDYNECCLGRNDRACLLDLLQRRGRAVNERSIAPLIARKAEGYRKKLEALDTLPIYPGVEDLIYKARVARLRLGLVTGALRSEAEWILERANLLSYFEVLVTGDEVQQSKPNPEGYLRAVERFNQLDPSLQLSPQNCLVIEDTPAGILAGQNAGMQVVGVANTYPFHMIQRQANWTVDYLHELELDRVRGVFEQSTLPFPMTE; encoded by the coding sequence ATGAGTCTTCAGGTTGTTCTTTTTGATTTTAATGGAGTGATTGTTAATGATGAACCCATACACCGGGAACTGATTAATGAAATCTTGATCTCAGAAAATCTGCCACCGAATCCGAGTGATTATAATGAATGCTGCTTAGGACGGAACGATCGCGCCTGTTTGCTGGATTTATTGCAACGTCGGGGGAGAGCTGTTAATGAGCGATCGATCGCTCCCCTCATTGCTCGCAAAGCCGAAGGATACCGGAAAAAGCTGGAAGCTCTCGACACACTGCCCATTTATCCGGGAGTCGAAGATCTAATTTATAAAGCGCGGGTGGCTCGTCTGCGCTTAGGATTAGTGACAGGGGCTTTGCGTTCTGAAGCGGAATGGATTCTGGAGCGAGCCAACCTGCTATCCTATTTTGAGGTTCTGGTGACTGGGGATGAGGTGCAACAGAGCAAACCCAATCCCGAAGGTTATTTACGAGCAGTAGAGCGATTTAATCAACTCGATCCCAGTTTGCAGCTTTCTCCCCAAAACTGTCTGGTGATTGAAGATACTCCGGCCGGGATTTTAGCGGGCCAAAATGCTGGAATGCAAGTGGTCGGAGTTGCCAATACCTATCCTTTTCATATGATTCAACGGCAAGCAAATTGGACAGTAGACTATTTACATGAATTAGAACTCGATCGCGTGCGAGGGGTTTTTGAGCAGTCCACTCTTCCCTTCCCGATGACCGAATGA
- a CDS encoding hydantoinase B/oxoprolinase family protein codes for MSHPYSDRLWHIWIDRGGTFTDLVALRPDGETVVHKLLSENPERYADAAIQGIRDLLGVGADEAIPSQNIAVVKMGTTVATNALLERKGDRTVLLITQGFRDALRIGYQNRPDLFAQEIKLPELLYEEAIEVPERLSAQGQELQPVNLNALAPQLQAAYDRGIRSCAIALLHGYRYPQHEQKVAQLAEKIGFTQISVSHHVSPLIKLVSRADTTVVDAYLSPILRRYVNQVQTQLQGKSGDPVNLMFMQSNGGLVDAEQFQGKDSILSGPAGGIVGAVQTSAQAGFEKIITFDMGGTSTDVAHYDGEYERQFDTEIAGVRVRSPMMAIHTVAAGGSSVVFFDGSRTRVGPDSAGANPGPACYRRGGPLTITDCNVLLGKLNPRFFPAVFGPEGNLPLDGDQVRVEFQNLAQEIQKATGKPRTPEEVATGFIAIAIENMANAIKKISLQRGYDVSGYTLCCFGGAGGQHACQLADTLGIRQIVIHPYAGVLSAYGMGLADIRIMREQTIEQELTDGLVVELQDSVIPQLVEDAKEDLSEQPYDQENLIVKLHLKYEGSDTPLLVNFSASSPETLKQDFEHQHQQRYGFTLTQKALVVDMISVEIVQTMTHPEPEMQEPVSESLPPEMARVPVYCSIQNPVGAGSLTSSMETGWQYVPVYDRQKLQPGHTIIGPALIIESTGTNVIESGWQVQVHPRQHLVLTASYRDVGAGSPIFVPPHQDLRKPALTPGWETKPVNKDPVLLEIFNNLFGAIAEQMGVTLQNTAVSVNIKERLDFSCALFDPDGNLVANAPHIPVHLGSMSENVKALIQDKGNEIKPGDVYLSNNPYNGGTHLPDMTVITPVFLPQIPRKPSFYVASRGHHADLGGITPGSMPPHSQTITEEGILFDNFLLVTEGEFQGDLLIDRLLKSPYPARNYQQNLADLQAQIAANNQGVQELVKMVNQYGLNTVQAYMGYVQENAEEAVRTAIAQLSDGEFTYEFDNGAVIHVTITVDHKQRNAAIDFTGTSAQLSNNFNAPKAVCQAAVLYVFRTLVNDPIPLNAGCLKPLNIKIPEGSMLNPQYPAAVVAGNVETSQAIVDTLYGALGLLAASQGTMNNFTFGNPDYQYYETICGGSGAGPTFHGTDAVHTHMTNSRLTDPEVLEHRFPVRLEEFAIRPQSGGKGQFCGGNGIIRRIQFLEPMTVGILSNHRKIPPFGLAGGEPGAVGHNWIERKNGYTEELDSTATVELDAGEKITIETPGGGGWGGSIKN; via the coding sequence ATGTCCCATCCTTATTCCGATCGCCTCTGGCATATTTGGATCGATCGCGGCGGCACGTTTACCGATTTGGTAGCTCTGCGTCCCGATGGTGAAACTGTGGTGCATAAATTGCTCTCGGAAAATCCAGAACGCTATGCTGATGCTGCCATTCAAGGCATCCGAGATCTGTTAGGGGTGGGAGCAGATGAGGCCATTCCTAGCCAGAACATTGCAGTGGTGAAAATGGGAACGACGGTGGCAACGAATGCCTTACTAGAGCGAAAAGGCGATCGCACCGTTCTGTTAATCACCCAAGGCTTCCGGGATGCTCTGCGTATTGGCTATCAAAACCGCCCGGATCTGTTTGCCCAAGAGATTAAACTGCCAGAACTGCTCTATGAAGAGGCGATCGAAGTCCCAGAGCGCCTCAGTGCCCAGGGGCAAGAATTGCAACCGGTTAACCTGAACGCTCTTGCGCCCCAACTCCAAGCCGCTTACGATCGCGGAATTCGCAGTTGTGCGATCGCCCTTTTGCATGGCTATCGCTATCCCCAACACGAGCAGAAAGTGGCGCAACTTGCCGAAAAAATCGGTTTTACTCAGATCTCCGTTTCCCATCACGTCAGCCCCCTGATTAAACTGGTTAGTCGCGCAGATACCACCGTCGTCGATGCTTATCTTTCCCCCATCCTCCGGCGCTACGTCAATCAAGTGCAAACCCAACTCCAGGGAAAATCCGGAGATCCGGTGAATCTCATGTTCATGCAGTCCAATGGCGGCTTAGTGGATGCCGAGCAATTCCAAGGTAAAGATAGCATCCTATCGGGGCCAGCCGGGGGCATTGTGGGGGCGGTGCAAACCAGCGCCCAAGCGGGGTTTGAGAAAATTATCACCTTTGATATGGGCGGCACGTCCACCGATGTGGCCCATTATGACGGGGAATACGAACGACAATTTGATACCGAAATTGCTGGGGTGAGGGTGCGATCGCCCATGATGGCCATTCACACCGTCGCGGCTGGGGGCAGTTCCGTGGTCTTCTTCGATGGTTCCCGTACCCGCGTCGGGCCGGACTCTGCCGGTGCAAACCCCGGCCCCGCCTGCTATCGCCGGGGCGGCCCCCTGACGATCACGGACTGTAATGTACTGTTGGGTAAACTGAATCCCCGCTTTTTCCCGGCGGTGTTTGGCCCGGAGGGTAACCTGCCCCTAGATGGCGATCAGGTGCGTGTGGAGTTCCAAAATCTGGCTCAGGAGATACAGAAAGCCACCGGAAAACCACGAACTCCAGAAGAAGTGGCGACCGGGTTTATTGCGATCGCCATTGAAAACATGGCCAATGCCATCAAAAAAATCTCCCTACAACGGGGTTATGATGTCTCCGGTTATACTCTCTGCTGCTTTGGCGGTGCAGGGGGACAACATGCCTGTCAACTCGCCGACACATTAGGCATTAGGCAAATTGTCATTCATCCCTACGCTGGAGTCCTCTCTGCCTATGGCATGGGACTGGCTGATATTCGCATCATGCGCGAGCAAACCATTGAGCAAGAATTGACCGATGGCTTAGTGGTAGAGTTACAAGATTCAGTAATTCCCCAGTTAGTCGAAGACGCAAAAGAAGACTTATCAGAACAACCTTACGATCAGGAAAACCTTATCGTTAAACTCCATCTTAAATACGAAGGCAGCGATACCCCTTTGTTGGTGAATTTTTCTGCATCTTCTCCAGAAACCCTCAAACAAGACTTTGAGCATCAACATCAGCAACGCTATGGATTTACCCTAACCCAAAAAGCCTTAGTCGTGGATATGATTTCCGTGGAAATCGTGCAAACCATGACCCATCCTGAACCAGAAATGCAAGAGCCAGTCAGCGAGAGTTTACCCCCAGAAATGGCACGAGTCCCCGTTTATTGTTCCATACAAAATCCTGTAGGGGCAGGTTCACTAACATCCTCTATGGAAACCGGTTGGCAATATGTGCCGGTTTATGACCGGCAGAAATTACAACCGGGACATACCATAATTGGCCCAGCCTTGATTATTGAATCCACGGGAACCAATGTGATTGAAAGCGGTTGGCAAGTGCAAGTTCATCCCCGTCAACATTTAGTATTAACCGCTTCCTACCGAGATGTAGGGGCGGGTTCACCAATATTTGTGCCTCCCCACCAAGATCTTCGTAAACCCGCCCTTACACCTGGGTGGGAAACAAAACCAGTGAACAAAGATCCGGTACTGTTAGAGATTTTCAATAACCTATTTGGGGCGATCGCCGAACAAATGGGCGTAACCCTACAAAATACGGCAGTTTCCGTCAATATTAAAGAGCGTTTAGACTTCTCCTGTGCCCTCTTCGATCCAGACGGAAACTTAGTCGCCAACGCCCCCCATATCCCCGTCCATTTAGGCTCCATGAGCGAAAATGTAAAAGCCCTCATTCAGGACAAGGGAAACGAGATTAAACCAGGGGATGTTTATCTGTCGAATAATCCCTATAATGGCGGAACCCATTTACCCGATATGACCGTCATTACCCCGGTCTTTTTACCTCAAATTCCCAGAAAACCCTCCTTTTATGTCGCCTCGCGAGGACATCATGCCGACCTCGGAGGCATTACCCCCGGCTCCATGCCACCCCACAGTCAAACGATTACAGAAGAGGGGATTTTATTCGATAATTTCTTGTTAGTAACCGAAGGTGAATTTCAAGGAGATTTACTCATCGATCGCTTATTAAAATCTCCCTATCCCGCTCGTAACTATCAACAAAATTTAGCCGATCTGCAAGCACAAATTGCGGCCAATAATCAGGGAGTGCAAGAATTAGTGAAGATGGTCAATCAGTATGGACTCAATACCGTACAAGCCTATATGGGATATGTGCAAGAGAATGCAGAAGAAGCCGTGCGGACGGCGATCGCCCAATTATCCGACGGTGAATTTACTTATGAATTCGATAACGGAGCCGTTATCCATGTGACTATCACCGTTGACCACAAGCAACGCAACGCCGCGATCGACTTCACCGGCACATCCGCCCAACTATCCAATAACTTTAACGCTCCTAAAGCGGTCTGTCAGGCTGCCGTTTTATATGTCTTCCGCACCCTCGTGAACGACCCCATTCCCCTGAATGCCGGTTGCCTGAAACCCCTGAATATCAAGATTCCAGAGGGTTCCATGCTCAATCCCCAATATCCGGCTGCTGTAGTGGCGGGCAATGTGGAGACTTCCCAGGCGATCGTTGATACCCTCTATGGAGCGCTAGGACTCCTCGCCGCCTCCCAAGGAACCATGAACAACTTTACCTTCGGCAACCCCGATTATCAATACTACGAAACCATTTGCGGTGGTTCGGGTGCTGGCCCCACCTTCCACGGCACAGACGCGGTGCATACCCACATGACCAATTCAAGGCTTACCGATCCAGAAGTCCTAGAACACCGCTTTCCCGTCCGTTTGGAAGAATTTGCCATCCGTCCCCAAAGTGGCGGTAAAGGGCAATTTTGCGGCGGTAATGGCATCATCCGCCGCATCCAATTCCTAGAACCCATGACGGTCGGTATTCTGTCTAACCATCGCAAAATTCCCCCCTTTGGTCTAGCTGGAGGAGAACCGGGAGCAGTAGGTCACAACTGGATCGAGCGCAAAAATGGGTATACCGAAGAACTCGACAGTACCGCCACCGTAGAGTTAGATGCAGGCGAAAAAATCACCATTGAAACCCCAGGAGGAGGAGGTTGGGGAGGTTCCATTAAAAATTAA
- a CDS encoding DUF1565 domain-containing protein: MNRTILNSSTVLFTLLSLSLSGAIAPKPILASEAIAQLTPEVSTERPTLWVNPQTGNDQAGNGTAQAPYRTLTYALRMASPNSVVQLAPGTYSQQTGEVFPIQLKPNVIVVGNPDNKGQNVIIEGGGRFISPTFARQNIALLGANDAALAGVTVTNPNGRGYGLWIESSSLVVADNTFTGNVHDGISITGRSGSVIRSNHFTRNGANGITIYGTSNPEVRDNVFDNTGFGININQNAKPLIINNQIINNRDGVVVQAKATPILRENRIENNQRNGLVAISESQPNLGTANEPGNNQFRNNGEYDINAQGAKNLIPVYGNQLITRRIVGRLDFQGTAALIQPAPETPRRVSPPSLLPAPSRRVAPPPTNTSPTPAPIPIPVPPPQSSAPLPPPPAPRQSPLPPANRSSSVTSQVPNLDPLPVPNVDIPLGDNRYADRVPNRASVPGSPPPPPTSLASALGLRYRVIVYASSTQDQNRVKSLVPDAFRSSYQGRSVIQVGAFATLEEAQERVELVRSSGLRVELVEL, encoded by the coding sequence TTGAACAGAACGATCTTGAACTCCAGTACAGTTCTATTCACCCTACTGAGTCTGAGCTTGAGTGGGGCGATCGCGCCCAAACCCATTTTAGCTTCTGAGGCGATCGCCCAACTCACCCCAGAAGTCTCCACCGAACGACCCACCCTATGGGTGAACCCCCAAACCGGTAACGATCAAGCAGGAAATGGCACAGCACAAGCCCCCTATCGCACCTTAACCTACGCCTTGCGGATGGCTTCGCCCAATAGTGTAGTGCAACTGGCTCCGGGAACCTATTCTCAGCAAACCGGAGAAGTCTTTCCCATTCAACTCAAACCCAATGTAATTGTTGTGGGCAACCCCGATAATAAAGGGCAAAATGTGATTATTGAAGGGGGCGGACGCTTCATAAGTCCCACCTTTGCCCGGCAAAATATTGCCCTCCTGGGAGCAAACGACGCGGCTCTAGCTGGGGTAACGGTAACCAACCCCAATGGGCGCGGCTATGGCTTATGGATAGAATCGAGTTCCTTAGTCGTCGCCGATAATACCTTTACCGGCAATGTCCATGATGGCATCTCTATCACCGGTCGCAGTGGCTCGGTGATTCGCAGTAACCATTTTACCCGCAATGGAGCCAATGGTATCACCATCTATGGCACATCCAATCCGGAAGTGCGGGATAATGTGTTTGATAATACCGGATTCGGGATTAACATTAATCAGAATGCCAAACCCTTAATTATCAATAATCAAATTATTAATAATCGCGATGGCGTGGTAGTACAAGCCAAAGCCACCCCAATTTTACGGGAAAATCGCATCGAGAATAACCAACGCAACGGGTTAGTCGCCATCTCTGAGTCCCAACCCAATCTCGGTACAGCCAACGAACCGGGTAATAATCAATTCCGCAATAACGGGGAATATGACATCAATGCCCAAGGCGCAAAAAACCTGATTCCCGTCTACGGCAATCAACTGATTACTCGCCGTATTGTGGGTCGTCTTGACTTCCAAGGAACGGCGGCTCTGATTCAACCCGCTCCAGAAACGCCCCGTCGAGTCTCCCCTCCCTCCTTGCTTCCCGCCCCTTCTCGTCGAGTTGCTCCTCCTCCAACCAACACCTCGCCTACCCCTGCACCGATTCCCATCCCCGTTCCTCCTCCCCAGTCCAGCGCTCCCCTACCTCCCCCTCCTGCCCCCCGGCAATCTCCCCTACCGCCTGCCAACCGTAGCTCTTCAGTCACCTCCCAAGTTCCAAACCTTGACCCCCTTCCCGTTCCCAATGTCGATATTCCTTTGGGAGATAACAGGTATGCCGATCGCGTTCCCAACCGAGCCAGTGTGCCGGGAAGTCCTCCCCCTCCCCCGACTAGCCTGGCTTCTGCCTTGGGCTTGCGCTATCGAGTGATTGTTTATGCTTCCTCGACTCAAGACCAAAACCGGGTGAAATCTCTGGTTCCGGATGCTTTCCGCAGTTCTTACCAAGGGCGATCGGTGATCCAAGTCGGGGCATTTGCAACCCTAGAAGAAGCTCAAGAGCGAGTGGAGTTAGTTCGTAGTAGTGGATTACGAGTAGAATTGGTAGAGTTATGA
- the dmeF gene encoding CDF family Co(II)/Ni(II) efflux transporter DmeF has translation MHIHNLEEWQHSHNFLVDRHQAERKTQMVIALTAVTMIAEIVAGTIFGSMALLADGWHMATHIAAFGITLFAYQYARHHANDPKYTFGTGKVSTLGGFASAVALAVVACVMVIESMGRLFQPEAIQFNEAIIVAVIGLVVNLVSALLLEDHHDHDHEDHHHHDHNLRAAYFHVLADALTSILAIFALLAGKFVGWIWMDAAMGIVGAMVISKWSYNLLRESSALLLDGAIDKQTKLDIINRIEQDADNRVVDLHVWNLSEDHLAATISVITHYPQTPEHYKTLLQPISSLSHVLVEVNPCQGEPCVEVKSVSRV, from the coding sequence ATGCATATTCATAACCTAGAAGAATGGCAACATTCCCATAATTTCTTAGTCGATCGCCATCAAGCCGAACGCAAAACCCAAATGGTGATCGCTCTGACTGCTGTCACCATGATCGCTGAGATTGTCGCCGGTACGATCTTTGGTTCTATGGCTCTCCTAGCGGATGGCTGGCATATGGCGACCCATATTGCTGCCTTTGGGATTACGTTGTTTGCTTATCAATACGCTCGCCATCATGCTAATGACCCTAAATATACGTTTGGCACGGGTAAAGTTAGCACCCTGGGAGGCTTTGCTAGTGCGGTGGCACTCGCTGTCGTTGCGTGTGTGATGGTGATCGAGTCTATGGGTCGTTTATTCCAACCGGAAGCGATTCAGTTTAATGAGGCGATTATTGTGGCGGTGATTGGTTTAGTGGTGAACTTGGTCAGCGCTTTGTTGTTGGAGGATCATCACGATCATGACCATGAGGATCATCATCATCACGATCATAATCTTCGCGCTGCCTATTTTCATGTGTTAGCGGATGCTTTAACCTCGATTCTGGCGATTTTTGCCCTGCTTGCGGGTAAGTTTGTGGGTTGGATCTGGATGGATGCAGCGATGGGGATAGTGGGGGCGATGGTGATTAGTAAATGGTCTTATAATCTGTTGCGAGAAAGCAGTGCTTTATTGCTCGATGGGGCGATCGATAAACAAACCAAGCTTGATATTATTAATCGCATTGAACAGGATGCAGATAACCGAGTGGTGGATTTGCACGTTTGGAATTTGAGCGAAGACCATTTAGCCGCTACGATTTCGGTCATTACCCACTATCCGCAAACCCCGGAACATTATAAGACTCTCCTACAACCCATTTCTTCCCTTTCCCATGTGTTAGTTGAAGTCAATCCCTGTCAGGGTGAACCTTGTGTAGAGGTGAAAAGCGTTTCTAGGGTTTAG
- a CDS encoding energy-coupling factor ABC transporter ATP-binding protein — MDNPSLLELRDVTYHYSGQSHQVFEQLSLTLPHHQKTAILGHNGSGKSTLFLLMTGLYPVDRGSIFWQGKPLDYQRQTLKQWRQNVGLAFQNPEHQLVAGTVAEDLSYGLCNLKLAKPEIRYRVEQAIADFQLTDIAHTPLHHLSLGQKRRVALAGVMVLNPQLLLLDEPTAYLDPQQIRTLVQELHKIEQKGTTIAIATHNLDFAYQWADWFIILNQGKLILEGAAETVFSQQKRLSEIGLGIPTLWEAWHSLPPSFRPQVQQIPRTLQEWKTIFNEL, encoded by the coding sequence ATGGATAATCCGAGTTTGCTGGAACTCAGGGACGTGACCTATCACTACTCAGGACAGTCTCATCAAGTGTTTGAGCAACTGAGTCTTACCCTTCCCCACCATCAAAAAACGGCAATTTTAGGGCACAATGGTTCGGGAAAGTCAACCTTATTTTTACTGATGACGGGATTATACCCTGTAGATCGCGGAAGCATTTTCTGGCAGGGAAAACCCCTAGATTACCAGCGCCAAACCCTGAAACAATGGCGGCAAAATGTGGGATTAGCCTTTCAAAATCCAGAACATCAGCTTGTTGCGGGAACCGTAGCCGAAGATCTATCCTATGGACTGTGCAACCTCAAATTAGCCAAACCGGAAATTCGCTACCGGGTTGAACAGGCGATCGCCGATTTTCAACTCACCGACATTGCCCACACTCCCCTCCACCACCTCAGTTTAGGGCAAAAACGCCGAGTTGCCCTAGCCGGGGTAATGGTGTTAAATCCCCAACTGCTGTTACTCGATGAACCCACCGCCTACTTAGACCCGCAACAAATCCGCACCTTAGTCCAAGAGTTGCACAAAATCGAACAAAAGGGAACCACGATCGCGATCGCCACCCATAACCTAGATTTCGCCTATCAATGGGCAGACTGGTTTATCATTCTCAACCAAGGAAAACTCATCCTCGAAGGAGCAGCCGAAACCGTTTTTTCTCAACAAAAACGACTCTCAGAAATCGGTTTAGGTATCCCCACCCTCTGGGAAGCCTGGCACTCTTTACCCCCTTCTTTCCGTCCTCAAGTGCAGCAAATTCCGCGCACATTGCAGGAGTGGAAAACAATTTTTAATGAATTGTAA
- the cbiQ gene encoding cobalt ECF transporter T component CbiQ, producing the protein MTLPTDTWAYQNGLRRLPPSQKLGFSLLMLGLALVSQPITQIALSLWMAVWTIGYAKIPMKFYLKLLLGSYTFVLMSSLAFLIDVRLVEGGNLDSSGVLIGWSTGTLYWSISQSVLDLFIRLIVRAVACLSCFFFLMLTVPMVEMVQVLRQWRFPELLLELILLMYRLIWVLQKTVSDLRLGQRARGGYGDFAQSLRSVSLLIRQLLHRTLTDYHRFSLGATARGFDHKFVVLSMRNYERSPRYEWEALLGLFFLLSLELSGIAHG; encoded by the coding sequence ATGACGTTACCGACTGATACTTGGGCGTATCAAAATGGTTTAAGACGGTTGCCTCCGAGTCAAAAACTGGGGTTTTCTTTGCTGATGTTGGGGTTGGCTTTGGTGAGTCAACCCATCACACAAATTGCCCTCAGTTTATGGATGGCGGTTTGGACAATTGGGTACGCTAAAATTCCGATGAAGTTCTATCTGAAGTTGCTTTTGGGAAGCTATACGTTTGTGTTGATGAGTTCCTTGGCGTTTCTGATTGATGTGCGTCTAGTAGAAGGGGGAAATTTAGACAGTTCTGGAGTCTTGATCGGTTGGTCAACGGGTACGCTCTATTGGTCGATTTCCCAAAGCGTTTTGGATTTGTTTATCCGGCTAATTGTACGGGCAGTTGCTTGTTTGTCTTGCTTCTTTTTCTTGATGTTGACGGTTCCGATGGTGGAGATGGTTCAAGTGTTGCGTCAGTGGCGTTTTCCGGAACTGTTGTTGGAGTTGATTTTGTTAATGTATCGGTTGATTTGGGTACTGCAAAAAACGGTTTCTGATTTGCGTTTGGGACAAAGAGCGCGGGGAGGATATGGTGATTTTGCTCAAAGTTTGCGGAGTGTGAGTTTGTTGATTCGGCAATTGTTGCATCGAACGTTAACAGATTATCATCGCTTTTCTTTGGGGGCGACTGCACGGGGATTTGATCATAAATTTGTGGTTTTGTCAATGCGAAACTATGAGCGATCGCCCCGTTATGAATGGGAAGCCCTCCTGGGCTTGTTCTTCTTGCTGTCTCTAGAACTGTCAGGAATCGCACATGGATAA
- a CDS encoding energy-coupling factor ABC transporter substrate-binding protein, giving the protein MKTQQHQWPNGLLLLAVIGLTILPLMIVKDSEFGGADGQAEEAITEVNPQYEPWFEPILEPPGGETESLLFALQAAFGAGIIGYGIGWYRGRSEPNPSGENDVTD; this is encoded by the coding sequence ATGAAAACACAACAGCATCAATGGCCTAATGGTCTGTTATTGTTAGCCGTCATTGGCTTAACCATTTTGCCTCTAATGATAGTTAAGGATAGTGAATTTGGTGGAGCCGATGGCCAAGCAGAGGAAGCCATTACCGAAGTTAATCCTCAGTATGAACCCTGGTTTGAACCGATTTTAGAACCGCCAGGGGGTGAAACCGAGAGTTTATTATTCGCCCTGCAAGCAGCTTTCGGCGCGGGAATTATCGGATACGGAATCGGATGGTATCGGGGACGTTCTGAGCCGAATCCTTCTGGGGAAAATGACGTTACCGACTGA
- a CDS encoding energy-coupling factor ABC transporter permease, with translation MASFLAFSFTLLLAFFPAPAQAMHIMEGFLPLPWVIFWWVVFLPFFGLGLFRINQTVQKYPELKLLLALSGAFAFVLSALKIPSVTGSSSHPTGTGLGAVLFGPSTMTVLGSLVLLFQALLLAHGGLTTLGANAVSMAVVGPFVAFGIYRLVMGLSQRQTLAVFLAAALGNLATYVVTSLQLALAFPVENGGIWVAFLKFAGIFAVTQIPLAIIEGLLTVMVWNGLMSYSQPELKLLKLMESETV, from the coding sequence ATGGCCAGTTTTCTAGCCTTCAGTTTTACCCTACTTTTAGCCTTCTTCCCCGCACCTGCCCAAGCGATGCATATTATGGAAGGATTTCTGCCCTTACCTTGGGTTATTTTTTGGTGGGTTGTGTTTCTGCCCTTCTTTGGTTTGGGACTCTTTCGTATTAACCAAACGGTGCAAAAATATCCCGAACTTAAACTCCTACTCGCTCTATCGGGAGCCTTTGCCTTTGTCCTTTCAGCCCTGAAAATTCCCTCAGTTACCGGTAGTTCCTCCCATCCCACCGGAACCGGTTTAGGGGCCGTACTATTTGGCCCCTCCACCATGACGGTTTTAGGATCTCTGGTTCTCTTATTTCAAGCCTTACTCTTAGCCCATGGTGGTCTCACCACATTGGGCGCAAATGCCGTTTCTATGGCAGTGGTTGGCCCCTTTGTGGCCTTTGGTATTTATCGCTTGGTCATGGGGCTGAGTCAACGGCAAACTCTGGCTGTTTTTCTGGCTGCGGCTTTAGGAAACTTAGCCACTTATGTGGTCACTTCTCTACAACTTGCCTTAGCTTTTCCCGTGGAAAATGGAGGCATTTGGGTCGCTTTTCTCAAGTTTGCCGGTATTTTTGCCGTCACTCAAATTCCCCTGGCCATTATTGAGGGACTGTTAACGGTGATGGTCTGGAATGGCTTAATGTCCTACTCTCAACCAGAATTAAAACTCTTGAAATTAATGGAATCAGAAACGGTATGA